One genomic segment of Salinigranum rubrum includes these proteins:
- a CDS encoding DUF5796 family protein, with amino-acid sequence MSAPHRNDVAPSTLSISLLEEGVEVEYIDGRTTFYRGVPEKVSTLTTKPGRDLHVLVTDPTDSEGVLVYVNDLKTHDDILESTGVGRVMLDQEEEEELFPGVVVRRIGELRFAVDADPDVARGRVFAFVEDDWGEDSYEFVADDGESGGETDDAGRESVE; translated from the coding sequence ATGAGCGCGCCTCACCGGAACGACGTCGCTCCGAGCACGCTCTCGATATCGTTGCTCGAGGAGGGCGTCGAGGTGGAGTACATCGACGGACGGACGACCTTCTACCGCGGCGTTCCCGAGAAGGTTTCCACCCTCACGACGAAGCCCGGCCGCGACCTCCACGTCCTCGTCACCGACCCGACCGACTCGGAGGGCGTTTTGGTGTACGTCAACGACCTCAAGACCCACGACGACATCCTCGAATCCACGGGCGTCGGCCGCGTTATGCTCGACCAGGAGGAAGAGGAGGAACTCTTCCCGGGGGTAGTCGTCCGTCGCATCGGCGAACTCCGGTTCGCGGTCGACGCCGACCCCGACGTGGCCCGGGGCCGCGTGTTCGCGTTCGTCGAGGACGACTGGGGCGAGGACTCCTACGAGTTCGTCGCAGACGACGGTGAGAGCGGGGGCGAGACGGACGACGCCGGGAGGGAGA